The Geodermatophilaceae bacterium NBWT11 genome has a segment encoding these proteins:
- a CDS encoding ATP-binding cassette domain-containing protein, whose translation MTTTEKAPALQVEGLTKSYSLGTSWLSKVLRRGSSTLTALDGVDLELRRGEVLALVGESGSGKSTLAKILVGSTGPTSGTVQHDGVVDGKRDRESSRRVQMVFQDPYSSLNPRLTVGAVLAELLRLHDVVPRSEVRTESIRLLGLVGMEADVLDAYPSQFSGGQRQRLAIARALAVRPDVLIADEPVSALDVSVQATILELFARLRAELGLSVLFIAHNLAVVQHLADRVAVMYLGRIVEVAPTAELFSSPRHPYTRALIDSIPRMTAGSVNDEFELDGEPPSPYDVPSGCRFHPRCPLADDGCRATDPALLTIGPARLSACLKADELATIPLPDTIATELPR comes from the coding sequence GTGACCACCACGGAGAAGGCGCCCGCGCTGCAGGTCGAGGGCCTGACCAAGAGCTACAGCCTCGGGACGTCGTGGTTGTCCAAGGTGCTGCGCCGTGGGTCCAGCACCCTCACCGCGCTGGACGGCGTGGACCTGGAGCTGCGCCGGGGGGAGGTGCTGGCCCTGGTCGGGGAGTCCGGGTCGGGCAAGTCGACGCTGGCCAAGATCCTGGTCGGCAGCACCGGACCCACCTCGGGCACCGTGCAGCACGACGGCGTCGTGGACGGCAAGCGCGACCGGGAGTCCTCCCGGCGGGTGCAGATGGTCTTCCAGGACCCCTACTCCTCGCTGAACCCCCGGCTCACGGTCGGCGCCGTGCTCGCCGAGCTGCTGCGGCTGCACGACGTCGTCCCGCGGTCGGAGGTGCGTACGGAGAGCATCCGGCTGCTGGGCCTGGTCGGCATGGAGGCCGACGTGCTCGACGCCTACCCCAGCCAGTTCTCCGGCGGGCAGCGGCAGCGGCTGGCGATCGCCCGGGCGCTGGCGGTGCGGCCCGACGTGCTCATCGCCGACGAGCCGGTGTCCGCCCTCGACGTCTCGGTGCAGGCCACCATCCTCGAGCTGTTCGCCCGGCTGCGTGCCGAGCTCGGCCTCTCGGTGCTGTTCATCGCGCACAACCTCGCCGTCGTCCAGCACCTGGCCGACCGGGTCGCGGTCATGTACCTGGGCCGGATCGTGGAGGTGGCCCCCACCGCGGAGCTGTTCTCCTCGCCCCGGCACCCCTACACCCGGGCGCTGATCGACTCCATCCCGCGGATGACCGCCGGCAGCGTGAACGACGAGTTCGAGCTGGACGGCGAACCGCCCTCGCCCTACGACGTCCCCAGCGGGTGCCGGTTCCACCCCCGCTGCCCCCTGGCCGACGACGGCTGCCGGGCCACCGACCCGGCCCTGCTGACCATCGGCCCCGCCCGGCTGTCGGCCTGCCTCAAGGCCGACGAGCTGGCCACCATCCCGCTACCCGACACGATTGCAACGGAGCTGCCGCGATGA
- a CDS encoding ABC transporter ATP-binding protein → MTLDPSVPLLSVQDLSIGTRSAAIVEGVSFDVAAGERSGIVGESGSGKSLTLRAIAGLLPRGVAVQGGRIEYGGSDLLTMSARRRRALMGPEIAMVFQEPMTALNPVMRVGDQIAEGPRRHLGLGKKEAADLAVQMMARTGIPDPARRARAYPHELSGGLRQRIMIAMAVSCGPRLLLCDEPTTALDVTVQLQVLKLLEKLCTDTGTALVFVTHDLAVVNQTCSDVDVMYAGHIVEAGPVAEVFAAPRHPYTRGLLESAPDFDRPDRELVPIPGFPPNVADRGPGCPFAPRCGYVTDHCRTAMPPLATVAPGRLAACFETDRLGDVL, encoded by the coding sequence GTGACCCTCGACCCGTCGGTCCCGCTGCTGAGCGTGCAGGACCTGTCGATCGGCACCCGGTCGGCCGCGATCGTCGAGGGCGTCTCCTTCGACGTCGCCGCCGGCGAGCGGTCGGGCATCGTCGGGGAGTCGGGGTCGGGCAAGTCGCTGACCCTGCGGGCGATCGCCGGGCTGCTGCCGCGCGGGGTCGCGGTGCAGGGCGGCCGGATCGAGTACGGCGGCAGCGACCTGCTCACCATGTCCGCCCGCCGGCGCCGCGCGCTGATGGGCCCGGAGATCGCGATGGTCTTCCAGGAGCCGATGACCGCGCTCAACCCGGTCATGCGGGTCGGCGACCAGATCGCCGAGGGCCCCCGCCGGCACCTCGGGCTGGGGAAGAAGGAGGCCGCCGACCTCGCGGTGCAGATGATGGCCCGCACCGGCATCCCCGACCCCGCCCGCCGGGCCCGCGCCTACCCGCACGAGCTCTCCGGGGGTCTCCGCCAGCGGATCATGATCGCGATGGCGGTCTCCTGCGGGCCGCGGCTGCTGCTCTGCGACGAGCCCACCACCGCCCTGGACGTCACCGTGCAGCTGCAGGTGCTCAAGCTGCTGGAGAAGCTCTGCACCGACACCGGGACGGCGCTGGTGTTCGTCACCCACGACCTCGCGGTGGTCAACCAGACCTGCTCCGACGTCGACGTCATGTACGCCGGGCACATCGTGGAGGCCGGCCCGGTCGCCGAGGTGTTCGCCGCCCCCAGGCACCCCTACACCCGGGGGCTGCTGGAGAGCGCGCCGGACTTCGACCGGCCCGACCGCGAGCTGGTGCCCATCCCGGGCTTCCCGCCCAACGTCGCCGACCGCGGCCCGGGCTGCCCGTTCGCCCCGCGCTGCGGCTACGTCACCGACCACTGCCGGACGGCGATGCCCCCGCTGGCCACCGTCGCCCCGGGTCGGCTGGCCGCCTGCTTCGAGACCGACCGGCTGGGGGACGTGTTGTGA
- a CDS encoding MurR/RpiR family transcriptional regulator, which translates to MTPLRDEVFARMDELSPAEKKVARSLLADYPSAGLASAAQLAKSAGTSTPTVLRLVSRLDIGSYPEFQQRLREEVSQQLNSPVSRAADRLTGEGDGTLFSRSVGQRLGLVDRLSATVPPSEFEAAVELLATAAGSIVVNGGYFSRYVGQILVMQLDQLVDGVVLATEPLGRDIGLYLGMGKDSVAVVFDLRRYELPAKQVAALARERGAAVLVITDEGLSPAADDADVVLPIAVDGVPFDSFTALVVLVEALVEGVFQRVGEAGLARMRAWEESVQIHRAFRAGPPPVESE; encoded by the coding sequence GTGACCCCGTTGCGCGACGAGGTCTTCGCCCGGATGGACGAGCTGTCCCCGGCGGAGAAAAAGGTGGCCCGCTCGCTGCTGGCCGACTACCCCAGCGCCGGGCTGGCCAGCGCCGCCCAGCTGGCCAAGAGCGCCGGCACCAGCACCCCCACGGTGCTGCGGCTGGTCAGCCGGCTGGACATCGGCTCCTACCCGGAGTTCCAGCAGCGGCTGCGCGAGGAGGTCAGCCAGCAGCTCAACTCCCCGGTCAGCCGGGCCGCCGACCGGCTCACCGGCGAGGGCGACGGCACGCTGTTCTCCCGCTCGGTGGGCCAGCGGCTGGGTCTGGTCGACCGGCTGTCGGCCACCGTGCCGCCGAGCGAGTTCGAGGCCGCCGTCGAGCTGCTCGCCACCGCCGCGGGCTCCATCGTGGTCAACGGCGGCTACTTCTCCCGCTACGTCGGGCAGATCCTGGTCATGCAGCTGGACCAGCTGGTGGACGGCGTCGTGCTGGCCACCGAGCCGCTGGGCCGCGACATCGGCCTCTACCTCGGGATGGGCAAGGACTCCGTCGCCGTGGTGTTCGACCTGCGCCGCTACGAGCTGCCCGCCAAGCAGGTCGCCGCCCTGGCGAGGGAACGCGGCGCCGCGGTGCTGGTGATCACCGACGAGGGGCTGTCGCCTGCCGCCGACGACGCCGACGTGGTGCTGCCGATCGCTGTCGACGGCGTCCCGTTCGACTCCTTCACCGCGCTCGTCGTGCTGGTGGAGGCCCTCGTCGAGGGCGTCTTCCAGCGGGTCGGGGAGGCCGGGCTCGCCCGGATGCGCGCCTGGGAGGAGTCGGTGCAGATCCACCGCGCCTTCCGGGCCGGGCCCCCGCCGGTGGAGTCCGAGTGA
- a CDS encoding ketopantoate reductase family protein, with the protein MTGPVVVIGAGAIGGTLGARMARDGVDVLLCDADVEHVAAVREHGFRIEGPVDEFTVRVPIVTPEELPDRIDRAIVAVKSHHTPAAAELLRTRLAPDGVVLTVQNGLTADVLVAAVGKERVLSSFVNIGADVMGPGRVVQGNVAAFHVGELDGGEITDRVRAFVAVLPYAQATDNVLGYLWGKEAYGAMLWAGAVSDLSIAETLERPEYRPLMLAVAREVLTQAPVPVESFDGFVPDDLEGSLDRLAAFNRRSAKTHSGIYRDLAVRKRKTEIDSMLRDLDGPVFAEIGRIIHDIEDGTRVNCVANLDELAAFVAGRPA; encoded by the coding sequence GTGACCGGGCCGGTCGTCGTCATCGGCGCCGGGGCCATCGGCGGCACGCTCGGTGCCCGGATGGCCCGCGACGGGGTCGACGTGCTGCTCTGCGACGCCGACGTCGAGCACGTCGCCGCCGTCCGGGAGCACGGGTTCCGCATCGAGGGGCCGGTCGACGAGTTCACCGTGCGGGTGCCGATCGTGACCCCCGAGGAGCTGCCCGACCGGATCGACCGGGCGATCGTCGCGGTCAAGAGCCACCACACCCCGGCCGCCGCCGAGCTGCTGCGCACCCGGCTGGCCCCGGACGGCGTCGTGCTCACCGTGCAGAACGGGCTCACCGCCGACGTGCTGGTCGCCGCCGTCGGGAAGGAGCGGGTGCTGTCCTCCTTCGTCAACATCGGCGCCGACGTGATGGGCCCGGGCCGGGTCGTGCAGGGCAACGTCGCCGCCTTCCACGTCGGCGAGCTGGACGGCGGGGAGATCACCGACCGGGTGCGCGCCTTCGTGGCCGTGCTGCCCTACGCCCAGGCCACCGACAACGTGCTGGGCTACCTGTGGGGCAAGGAGGCCTACGGCGCGATGCTCTGGGCCGGTGCGGTCAGCGACCTGTCGATCGCCGAGACCCTCGAGCGCCCGGAGTACCGGCCGCTCATGCTCGCCGTGGCCCGCGAGGTGCTCACCCAGGCACCGGTGCCGGTGGAGAGCTTCGACGGGTTCGTGCCCGACGACCTCGAGGGGTCCCTCGACCGGCTCGCCGCGTTCAACCGGCGCAGCGCCAAGACCCACAGCGGCATCTACCGCGACCTCGCGGTGCGCAAGCGGAAGACGGAGATCGACAGCATGCTGCGCGACCTGGACGGGCCGGTCTTCGCCGAGATCGGCCGGATCATCCACGACATCGAGGACGGGACGCGCGTCAACTGCGTGGCCAACCTCGACGAGCTGGCCGCGTTCGTGGCCGGGCGCCCGGCATGA
- a CDS encoding isoaspartyl peptidase/L-asparaginase, with translation MFTAPPSPQGWSLVLHGGAGGRVEELSLEVAADYSAGLTTAYRAGEAVLAAGGSALDAVCATVEALEDDPLFNAGRGAALTSAGTAELDACVMTGDGRAGAVAACLHARNPVHAARRVLEDSAAVLLVDPPRQLLEDWALTTVERDYFLTPARVQQLRNVQDKVLAGSRHGTVGAVARDTAGRVAAATSTGGMVDQSEGRVGDTPIVGAGTYARDGVGAISCTGHGEAFIQGVVAHDVAARVRYLGTPLDQALVDTVAAELDTRGAIGGLIAVGADGRIVVGHNSPAMFAAYSNGTRLVTHT, from the coding sequence CTGTTCACCGCCCCGCCCTCGCCCCAGGGCTGGTCGCTGGTGCTGCACGGCGGCGCCGGCGGCCGGGTGGAGGAGCTCTCCCTGGAGGTCGCCGCGGACTACAGCGCCGGGCTCACCACCGCCTACCGGGCCGGTGAGGCGGTGCTGGCCGCCGGCGGCAGCGCGTTGGACGCCGTCTGCGCCACCGTCGAGGCGCTGGAGGACGACCCGCTGTTCAACGCCGGCCGCGGTGCCGCGCTGACCTCGGCCGGCACCGCCGAGCTCGACGCCTGCGTGATGACCGGTGACGGCCGGGCCGGTGCGGTCGCGGCCTGCCTGCACGCCCGCAACCCGGTGCACGCCGCCCGCCGCGTGCTCGAGGACAGCGCCGCGGTGCTGCTGGTCGACCCGCCCCGGCAGCTGCTGGAGGACTGGGCGCTCACCACCGTCGAGCGCGACTACTTCCTCACCCCGGCCCGGGTGCAGCAGCTGCGCAACGTGCAGGACAAGGTGCTGGCCGGTTCCCGGCACGGCACCGTCGGCGCCGTCGCCCGGGACACCGCCGGCCGGGTCGCGGCCGCCACCTCCACCGGCGGCATGGTGGACCAGAGCGAGGGCCGGGTCGGGGACACCCCGATCGTCGGGGCCGGCACCTACGCCCGGGACGGCGTCGGCGCGATCTCCTGCACCGGGCACGGCGAGGCCTTCATCCAGGGCGTGGTGGCCCACGACGTCGCCGCCCGGGTGCGCTACCTGGGCACCCCGCTGGACCAGGCGCTGGTCGACACCGTCGCCGCCGAGCTGGACACCCGGGGCGCGATCGGCGGGCTGATCGCGGTCGGCGCCGACGGCCGGATCGTCGTGGGCCACAACAGCCCGGCGATGTTCGCCGCCTACTCCAACGGCACCCGGCTGGTGACGCACACGTGA
- a CDS encoding alpha/beta hydrolase, with product MDLTINGARLNVEVHGPEDGPVLIAHHGGGGIGSLAEPKATFGPLADRFRVVVFDARGCGLSEGVPPYSHEQWAADVEGLREWTGAEQVVVAGGSYGGFIALEYAVRYPGRVQAIVLRDTSADGSNLELAFENARTQDRVEIDWERFNRYWHGETTSDADLKQLWSELIPLYDKHYDPEKSAAAVEAGIYRHEAHNWCFQHNWGSYDLTADLPAVTAPTLVTVGRHDWVTPVSSSETIASLLPNAELVVFEESGHSPQNEERELFQSTLRGFLDRVVPA from the coding sequence GTGGACCTGACCATCAACGGCGCCCGGCTGAACGTCGAGGTCCACGGCCCCGAGGACGGGCCGGTGCTCATCGCCCACCACGGCGGCGGCGGCATCGGCTCCCTCGCCGAGCCCAAGGCCACCTTCGGCCCGCTCGCCGACCGGTTCCGGGTCGTCGTCTTCGACGCCCGCGGCTGCGGGCTCTCCGAGGGCGTACCGCCCTACAGCCACGAGCAGTGGGCCGCCGACGTCGAGGGCCTGCGCGAGTGGACCGGTGCCGAGCAGGTCGTCGTCGCCGGTGGCTCCTACGGCGGGTTCATCGCCCTGGAGTACGCCGTCCGGTACCCCGGCCGGGTGCAGGCGATCGTCCTGCGCGACACCTCCGCCGACGGGTCGAACCTGGAGCTGGCGTTCGAGAACGCCCGCACCCAGGACCGGGTGGAGATCGACTGGGAGCGGTTCAACCGCTACTGGCACGGCGAGACCACGTCGGACGCCGACCTCAAGCAGCTCTGGAGCGAGCTCATCCCGCTCTACGACAAGCACTACGACCCGGAGAAGTCGGCGGCCGCGGTGGAGGCCGGGATCTACCGGCACGAGGCGCACAACTGGTGCTTCCAGCACAACTGGGGCTCCTACGACCTCACGGCCGACCTGCCCGCGGTCACCGCGCCCACCCTGGTGACCGTCGGCCGGCACGACTGGGTCACCCCGGTCAGCTCCTCGGAGACCATCGCCTCGTTGCTGCCCAACGCCGAGCTCGTGGTGTTCGAGGAGTCCGGGCACTCGCCGCAGAACGAGGAGCGCGAGCTGTTCCAGTCGACGCTGCGCGGCTTCCTGGACCGGGTCGTGCCGGCGTGA
- a CDS encoding M55 family metallopeptidase, with product MKTWISFDMEGVAGIVDWDQCRPSGGARYELGCQLMLAEVNAAIEGAIAGGATEVVLNDSHGTMANLDPRAVAGNARYIGGRHKPRYMMQGLDETFDAVFFVGYHGSISGAPSTLSHTYNPEVFAAARVNGRLVGESGINALVAEHYGVPIAFVSGDAVTWEETAPYAEGGVNVVTKTSLTRFSADALHPDESCRLIRAGAEEAMRRVAAGTVQTPGISRPATLELDVQTGDMAEVATWARGVERTAERTIAITGDDLLGVFTAFVATNYITRQAGGR from the coding sequence ATGAAGACCTGGATCTCCTTCGACATGGAGGGCGTGGCCGGCATCGTCGACTGGGACCAGTGCCGTCCCAGCGGCGGGGCCCGCTACGAGCTCGGCTGCCAGCTGATGCTCGCCGAGGTCAACGCCGCCATCGAGGGCGCCATCGCCGGGGGTGCGACCGAGGTCGTGCTCAACGACAGCCACGGCACGATGGCCAACCTCGACCCGCGCGCGGTAGCCGGCAACGCCCGCTACATCGGCGGCCGGCACAAGCCGCGCTACATGATGCAGGGCCTCGACGAGACCTTCGACGCCGTCTTCTTCGTCGGGTACCACGGCTCCATCTCCGGGGCGCCCTCCACGCTGAGCCACACCTACAACCCCGAGGTCTTCGCCGCCGCCCGGGTCAACGGCCGGCTGGTCGGGGAGAGCGGGATCAACGCCCTCGTGGCCGAGCACTACGGCGTGCCGATCGCGTTCGTCTCCGGCGACGCCGTCACCTGGGAGGAGACCGCGCCCTACGCCGAGGGCGGGGTCAACGTGGTCACCAAGACCTCGCTCACCCGGTTCTCCGCCGACGCGCTGCACCCCGACGAGTCGTGCCGGCTGATCCGGGCCGGCGCCGAGGAGGCCATGCGCCGGGTCGCCGCGGGCACCGTGCAGACCCCGGGCATCAGCCGCCCGGCCACCCTGGAGCTGGACGTGCAGACCGGCGACATGGCCGAGGTCGCCACCTGGGCGCGCGGCGTCGAGCGGACGGCGGAGCGGACCATCGCGATCACCGGGGACGACCTGCTCGGCGTCTTCACCGCCTTCGTGGCCACGAACTACATCACCCGTCAGGCCGGTGGCCGGTGA
- a CDS encoding DUF885 domain-containing protein translates to MTRLDELGERYFRVQHTYDPYNATLLGIAEFDGLVGDPSVEASDAAAADLAAIGTELADVVPTTTDEQVDHGVLTVLAHGASRDAHHALWAANASAKGYVSRQGLVFQAVPAMTVTDADSTDRYASRLAGIGGFLTALGERYELEAARGRVPTELGVRHAIGQLEGHLRAALDDDVLLTPVRGRTEGHRDVVADRIRPAMAALADTLRGLLPVARPDDRVGIANVPGGEEAYVDAVARHTTTDLTPAQVHQIGLDTLAELAPRWSEVGQRVLGESDFPAIVSRLRTDPALRFQTSDQIVAVAQAALERAQAAQDDWFPHYDIAPCVLEEINPVDAEGAAMAYYRPPAADGSRPGAHCLLTTHPTERFRFEYEALAFHESVPGHHLQLASAQTLDLPRYRRHLDVEACSFNEGWGLYSEALAEEMGLYSGDTALFGMLSFAALRACRLVVDTGMHALGWSRAQAIDFMLDHTATTREHVTSEVDRYVCWPGQALAYTVGRREIGRLRTRAETELGARFDLRAFHGTVLGQGALPLAVLDETVARWTAGVLGTTPAEETPAWT, encoded by the coding sequence ATGACCAGGCTCGACGAGCTGGGCGAGCGGTACTTCCGCGTCCAGCACACCTACGACCCCTACAACGCCACCCTGCTCGGCATCGCCGAGTTCGACGGCCTGGTCGGCGACCCGTCGGTCGAGGCCAGCGACGCCGCTGCCGCGGACCTCGCCGCGATCGGCACCGAGCTCGCCGACGTGGTGCCCACGACGACCGACGAGCAGGTCGACCACGGGGTGCTGACCGTCCTCGCGCACGGCGCGAGCCGGGACGCCCACCACGCGCTCTGGGCGGCCAACGCCTCGGCCAAGGGCTACGTCAGCCGGCAGGGGCTGGTGTTCCAGGCCGTCCCGGCGATGACCGTCACCGACGCCGACTCGACCGACCGGTACGCCTCGCGGCTGGCCGGCATCGGTGGCTTCCTCACCGCACTGGGGGAGCGCTACGAGCTCGAGGCCGCCCGCGGGCGGGTGCCCACCGAGCTCGGGGTGCGGCACGCGATCGGCCAGCTCGAGGGCCACCTGCGCGCCGCCCTGGACGACGACGTGCTGCTCACCCCGGTGCGCGGGCGCACCGAGGGCCACCGGGACGTCGTCGCCGACCGGATCCGCCCGGCGATGGCCGCGCTCGCCGACACCCTGCGCGGGCTGCTGCCGGTCGCCCGGCCCGACGACCGGGTCGGCATCGCGAACGTGCCTGGGGGCGAGGAGGCCTACGTCGACGCCGTCGCCCGGCACACCACCACGGACCTGACCCCGGCGCAGGTGCACCAGATCGGCCTGGACACCCTGGCCGAGCTCGCCCCGCGCTGGAGCGAGGTCGGGCAGCGGGTCCTGGGGGAGTCCGACTTCCCGGCGATCGTGTCGCGGCTGCGCACCGACCCGGCGCTGCGGTTCCAGACCAGCGACCAGATCGTCGCCGTCGCCCAGGCTGCGCTGGAGCGCGCCCAGGCCGCCCAGGACGACTGGTTCCCGCACTACGACATCGCCCCCTGCGTGCTGGAGGAGATCAACCCGGTCGACGCCGAGGGCGCGGCGATGGCCTACTACCGCCCCCCGGCCGCTGACGGTTCGCGGCCGGGGGCGCACTGCCTGCTCACCACCCACCCCACCGAGCGGTTCCGCTTCGAGTACGAGGCGCTGGCCTTCCACGAGTCGGTGCCCGGGCACCACCTGCAGCTGGCCAGTGCCCAGACCCTCGACCTGCCCCGCTACCGCCGGCACCTCGACGTCGAGGCGTGCAGCTTCAACGAGGGCTGGGGGCTGTACTCCGAGGCCCTCGCCGAGGAGATGGGGCTGTACTCCGGCGACACCGCGCTGTTCGGGATGCTCTCGTTCGCCGCGCTGCGGGCCTGCCGGCTGGTCGTGGACACCGGGATGCACGCGCTGGGCTGGTCCCGGGCACAGGCGATCGACTTCATGCTCGACCACACCGCGACCACCCGCGAGCACGTCACCAGCGAGGTCGACCGGTACGTGTGCTGGCCCGGCCAGGCGCTGGCCTACACCGTCGGACGACGGGAGATCGGCCGGCTGCGCACCCGTGCGGAGACCGAGCTCGGCGCCCGCTTCGACCTCCGCGCCTTCCACGGCACGGTGCTGGGCCAGGGCGCGCTGCCGCTGGCCGTGCTCGACGAGACCGTCGCCCGCTGGACCGCGGGCGTCCTCGGAACCACCCCTGCAGAGGAGACCCCCGCGTGGACCTGA
- a CDS encoding SDR family oxidoreductase encodes MTAVVTGTGQGIGSAIAAALGDAGATVHGVDRDTVDLSVRAEVEAFVAGIGRVDVLVNNAGGVVGQTHTPLEELTDEAWDAVYDANLRTTLNCTRAVVGGMKERRFGRVVVISSGAGRSVSLTGIQAYASAKAAQIGLTRQLAHELGPHGITVNGVAPGFVLSNPTTQAQWESYGEAGQAALLDRIAVRATGTPADIARGVLFFASPAAGWVSGQTLSIDGGHSLF; translated from the coding sequence CTGACCGCCGTCGTCACCGGGACCGGGCAGGGCATCGGGTCGGCGATCGCCGCCGCGTTGGGCGACGCCGGGGCCACCGTGCACGGGGTCGACCGGGACACCGTCGACCTGTCGGTGCGCGCCGAGGTGGAGGCGTTCGTCGCCGGGATCGGCCGGGTCGACGTGCTGGTCAACAACGCCGGTGGCGTCGTCGGGCAGACCCACACCCCGCTGGAGGAGCTCACCGACGAGGCGTGGGACGCCGTCTACGACGCCAACCTGCGGACGACGCTGAACTGCACCCGGGCCGTCGTCGGCGGGATGAAGGAACGTCGGTTCGGCCGGGTCGTGGTCATCTCCTCCGGCGCCGGGCGCAGCGTGAGCCTCACCGGCATCCAGGCCTACGCCTCGGCCAAGGCCGCCCAGATCGGCCTCACCCGCCAGCTCGCCCACGAGCTCGGCCCGCACGGCATCACCGTCAACGGCGTAGCACCCGGCTTCGTGCTCTCCAACCCCACCACCCAGGCGCAGTGGGAGTCCTACGGCGAGGCCGGGCAGGCGGCGCTGCTGGACAGGATCGCCGTCCGTGCCACCGGGACGCCGGCCGACATCGCCCGCGGCGTCCTCTTCTTCGCCTCCCCGGCCGCCGGGTGGGTCAGCGGTCAGACGCTGTCCATCGACGGCGGCCACTCGCTCTTCTGA
- a CDS encoding ABC transporter permease, which produces MFDRLRFVPIRLLQSIPVVFGVTIVVFFMVHLLPGNPALVLLGQSATPERVAALNEQLGLNEPLFDQYLRFLGNLVQLDLGQSITYQRPVTELVADAVPITLSLLAYALVLSLVISIPLAAVAASAPGRVRDAAVRAFTLLGQGMPQFWVGIMLILLLGVKAQAFPVGGYGKTPGEHLYYLFLPALTLAIAMSPTTIRSLRASTIAVLGSDHVGTARSKGAAGVPLFRQHVLRNAAIPTVSIIGVNLGYLVGGSLVIEKVFAVPGLGSLMVNAIFARDFPTIQAVALVVALFVVVVGILTDVVYTAIDPRVDLASKERA; this is translated from the coding sequence GTGTTCGACCGGCTCCGGTTCGTCCCGATCAGGCTGCTGCAGTCCATCCCGGTGGTGTTCGGGGTGACGATCGTCGTCTTCTTCATGGTCCACCTGCTCCCGGGCAACCCCGCCCTGGTGCTGCTGGGCCAGTCCGCCACCCCCGAGCGGGTCGCGGCGCTCAACGAGCAGCTCGGCCTCAACGAGCCCCTGTTCGACCAGTACCTGCGCTTCCTGGGCAACCTGGTCCAGCTCGACCTCGGCCAGAGCATCACCTACCAGCGACCGGTGACCGAGCTGGTCGCCGACGCCGTCCCGATCACGCTGTCGCTGCTGGCCTACGCGCTGGTGCTCTCGCTGGTGATCAGCATCCCGCTGGCCGCCGTGGCCGCCAGCGCCCCCGGCCGGGTCCGGGACGCCGCCGTCCGGGCGTTCACCCTGCTCGGGCAGGGCATGCCGCAGTTCTGGGTCGGCATCATGCTCATCCTGCTGCTGGGCGTGAAGGCCCAGGCCTTCCCGGTCGGCGGCTACGGCAAGACCCCCGGCGAGCACCTCTACTACCTGTTCCTCCCGGCGCTGACGCTGGCGATCGCCATGTCGCCGACGACCATCCGCAGCCTGCGGGCCTCCACCATCGCGGTGCTGGGCTCGGACCACGTGGGGACGGCGCGGAGCAAGGGCGCCGCCGGCGTCCCGCTGTTCCGCCAGCACGTGCTGCGCAACGCGGCGATCCCGACCGTGTCGATCATCGGGGTCAACCTGGGCTACCTCGTCGGTGGCTCCCTGGTGATCGAGAAGGTCTTCGCCGTCCCTGGCCTGGGCTCGCTGATGGTGAACGCGATCTTCGCCCGCGACTTCCCGACCATCCAGGCCGTCGCGCTGGTGGTCGCGCTGTTCGTCGTCGTCGTCGGCATCCTCACCGACGTCGTCTACACCGCCATCGACCCCCGTGTGGACCTCGCCTCCAAGGAGCGCGCATGA
- a CDS encoding ABC transporter permease: MTTTPAPPAVDAVQAEADAEVTPADAGRPVRSRKLKPWYRNGTLVVGLVITGLLVLTAVFAPLLAPYDPVKQNLQDALQDPSSAHWLGTDKYGRDVLSRLIWGARVDLRIGFLAVLIPFVVGTVVGALAGYFGGWFDTVVMRVVDVFFAFPFYVLVIVLVFVLGAGESSIYLAIAAVSWVAYAKIMRGELLVAKKQDYVIAARLGGMSHGRILLKHIAPNVMSQALIYAMSDIVMDIMAIVTLGYLGLGIAPPTAEWGSMILDGQEFITTQWLQATIPGLAVVVTSLGLSLLGDGLSDHLSPERRK, encoded by the coding sequence ATGACGACGACACCCGCCCCGCCGGCGGTGGACGCGGTGCAGGCCGAAGCGGACGCCGAGGTCACCCCGGCCGACGCCGGCCGCCCGGTCCGCTCCCGCAAGCTCAAGCCCTGGTACCGCAACGGCACCCTCGTGGTGGGTCTGGTCATCACCGGCCTGCTGGTGCTGACGGCGGTCTTCGCGCCGCTGCTGGCGCCCTACGACCCGGTCAAGCAGAACCTGCAGGACGCCCTGCAGGACCCGAGCTCGGCGCACTGGCTGGGCACCGACAAGTACGGCCGCGACGTGCTGTCCCGGCTGATCTGGGGTGCCCGGGTCGACCTGCGGATCGGCTTCCTCGCCGTCCTCATCCCGTTCGTCGTCGGCACCGTGGTCGGGGCGCTGGCCGGCTACTTCGGCGGCTGGTTCGACACCGTCGTCATGCGCGTGGTCGACGTGTTCTTCGCCTTCCCGTTCTACGTGCTGGTCATCGTGCTGGTGTTCGTCCTGGGCGCGGGGGAGAGCAGCATCTACCTGGCGATCGCCGCGGTCTCCTGGGTCGCCTACGCCAAGATCATGCGCGGGGAGCTGCTGGTCGCGAAGAAGCAGGACTACGTCATCGCAGCGCGGCTGGGCGGGATGAGCCACGGCCGGATCCTGCTCAAGCACATCGCCCCGAACGTGATGAGCCAGGCGCTGATCTACGCGATGAGCGACATCGTCATGGACATCATGGCGATCGTCACGCTGGGCTACCTGGGCCTGGGCATCGCCCCGCCGACCGCCGAGTGGGGCTCGATGATCCTCGACGGCCAGGAGTTCATCACCACCCAGTGGCTGCAGGCGACCATCCCCGGCCTGGCCGTGGTGGTCACCAGCCTGGGCCTCTCGCTGCTCGGCGACGGCCTCTCCGACCACCTCTCCCCGGAGCGCCGGAAGTGA